The following proteins are co-located in the Dyadobacter chenwenxiniae genome:
- the rplV gene encoding 50S ribosomal protein L22: MEARAILKDVPTSPRKMRLVADMIRGQRVSKALALLKFQPRASSPVLHKVLLSAVANWQQLNEDAKLEDADLIVKTVFIDGGRMLKRLRPAPQGRAHRIRKRSNHITIVIDDASVSIASADKESVITES; the protein is encoded by the coding sequence ATGGAAGCAAGAGCTATATTAAAAGATGTGCCTACTTCTCCTCGCAAGATGAGGTTAGTAGCCGACATGATTCGCGGACAAAGGGTCAGCAAGGCGTTGGCACTATTAAAGTTTCAACCGAGAGCTTCTTCACCGGTTTTGCACAAAGTTTTACTTTCTGCAGTTGCTAACTGGCAACAATTGAATGAAGATGCGAAGCTGGAAGACGCTGATCTTATTGTCAAAACCGTATTTATTGACGGTGGACGTATGTTAAAGCGTTTGCGCCCTGCACCGCAAGGAAGAGCACATAGAATCCGCAAGCGTTCTAACCACATTACAATTGTGATTGACGATGCTTCTGTTTCTATCGCAAGCGCAGACAAAGAATCAGTAATCACCGAATCATAA
- the rpsS gene encoding 30S ribosomal protein S19 has protein sequence MARSLKKGPYIDFRLENKVTVMNSASRKSVIKTWSRRSMISPDFIGHTFAVHNGNKFIPVYVTENMVGHKLGEFSPTRNFRGHTAKKDKGRK, from the coding sequence ATGGCACGCTCATTAAAAAAAGGACCATATATCGATTTTCGTTTGGAGAACAAAGTAACTGTGATGAACAGTGCTTCTCGGAAATCAGTAATTAAAACTTGGTCACGACGCTCTATGATATCGCCGGATTTTATCGGGCATACATTCGCGGTGCATAACGGAAACAAGTTCATTCCAGTTTATGTAACTGAAAATATGGTTGGTCACAAATTAGGAGAATTTTCTCCTACTCGTAACTTCCGTGGCCACACTGCAAAAAAAGATAAAGGTAGAAAATAA